One Armatimonadota bacterium genomic window carries:
- a CDS encoding DUF2330 domain-containing protein, translated as MNGLGRAGTVSMVTILAAASQANLLLSALPKTNVALVDQSSLIVWDPATKTEHLVQTSTFLSKANRFDIIVPTPTMPKVETVGPTVFDRLMNVLHPATDLVDFGGQQTPTQPAKAPSVGYLKTTSLKASDVVALYEWMDKNGYKPSMDQRKWLEKYVVKGWYLTMLQVQTNEESFRTLPIRLSFKTNAPVAPTSTPDHTWLAGVRRQTFLLSPESRDGYYSLKKSWSAEPESHAYVTTTITERLMKDLKLASNDLPGKAWVNRFVEMGKESTSPDDLVFLPKTAVKKQTKARKPTEKPTGSRSGY; from the coding sequence ATGAATGGGTTGGGACGAGCGGGAACAGTTTCGATGGTGACGATTTTGGCGGCGGCCAGCCAAGCCAATCTTCTTCTGTCCGCGTTACCCAAAACGAATGTGGCGCTGGTCGATCAGTCGAGCCTGATCGTCTGGGATCCGGCGACGAAGACCGAGCACCTGGTTCAAACCTCGACCTTTTTGTCCAAGGCCAACCGCTTCGACATCATCGTGCCGACGCCGACGATGCCGAAGGTTGAAACCGTCGGACCAACCGTCTTCGATCGCCTGATGAATGTGCTCCATCCGGCTACAGATTTGGTCGATTTTGGCGGTCAACAAACGCCAACGCAACCGGCCAAAGCGCCCTCGGTGGGATACCTAAAGACGACCAGCCTAAAGGCGTCGGACGTGGTGGCGCTGTACGAGTGGATGGATAAGAACGGCTACAAGCCGAGCATGGACCAGCGAAAGTGGCTGGAAAAGTATGTGGTGAAGGGGTGGTATCTGACCATGCTCCAGGTTCAGACCAACGAAGAATCCTTCCGAACCTTGCCGATTCGACTGTCGTTTAAGACGAACGCACCGGTTGCACCCACTTCAACGCCGGACCACACATGGCTGGCCGGGGTTCGACGACAGACCTTTCTGCTTTCGCCCGAGAGCCGAGACGGCTACTACTCGCTAAAGAAGTCGTGGAGCGCCGAACCCGAAAGCCACGCCTACGTGACAACGACAATAACCGAAAGGCTAATGAAAGATCTGAAGCTGGCCTCGAACGACCTACCTGGAAAGGCGTGGGTGAATCGGTTTGTCGAAATGGGCAAAGAGTCAACAAGCCCAGATGACTTGGTCTTCCTACCGAAAACAGCCGTGAAGAAGCAGACTAAAGCGCGGAAACCGACGGAGAAGCCAACGGGTTCACGTTCGGGATATTGA
- a CDS encoding RNHCP domain-containing protein: protein MVFPENAGSRHRNHCPLCLCSRHLDSSPGDREESCGSVMEPIAVWVRKGGEWALIHRCRGCGAIRSNRIAADDNPALLISIAAKALANPPFPLDRTLCVESE from the coding sequence ATGGTCTTTCCCGAAAATGCCGGAAGTCGGCATCGGAACCATTGCCCCCTATGTCTTTGTAGCCGTCACCTAGATTCGTCGCCCGGCGACCGAGAGGAAAGCTGTGGCTCGGTCATGGAGCCGATCGCCGTTTGGGTCCGAAAGGGCGGCGAGTGGGCTTTGATCCACCGATGCCGCGGGTGTGGGGCGATCCGCTCGAACCGAATCGCCGCCGACGATAACCCGGCGTTGCTGATTTCTATTGCCGCAAAGGCGCTTGCCAACCCTCCGTTTCCGCTGGACCGAACATTATGCGTGGAGAGCGAATGA
- a CDS encoding NADH-quinone oxidoreductase subunit B, with translation MPQIPGVEKGGGWLVTNIETLVSQARANSLWPVTFGLACCAIEMMSAADPRFDIARFGSEAFRATPRQADVMIIAGRVSKKMAPVLRQIYDQMPEPKWVISMGACASSGGVYNNYAIVQGADQVVPVDVYVPGCPPSPDALIYGIMKLQEKIKRGRAKTFSDLKLVELEARTTQEVTA, from the coding sequence ATGCCCCAAATTCCCGGTGTGGAGAAGGGCGGCGGATGGCTGGTCACCAACATCGAAACTCTTGTCAGCCAAGCTCGAGCCAATTCGCTCTGGCCCGTCACCTTCGGCCTCGCCTGCTGTGCTATCGAAATGATGAGTGCGGCCGACCCGCGATTCGACATTGCCCGATTCGGTTCGGAAGCCTTCCGCGCGACTCCACGACAAGCCGACGTGATGATCATCGCCGGACGGGTCAGCAAGAAGATGGCGCCGGTCCTTCGACAGATTTACGATCAAATGCCGGAACCCAAGTGGGTCATCTCGATGGGCGCTTGTGCCTCCTCGGGCGGTGTCTATAACAACTATGCGATCGTGCAGGGCGCGGATCAGGTGGTGCCAGTTGACGTCTACGTTCCTGGATGTCCGCCATCGCCAGATGCCCTCATCTACGGCATCATGAAGCTTCAAGAGAAGATCAAGCGAGGCCGAGCCAAGACTTTCAGCGATCTGAAGCTCGTCGAACTTGAAGCACGAACCACCCAAGAGGTGACCGCCTAA
- the nuoI gene encoding NADH-quinone oxidoreductase subunit NuoI, with protein sequence MSLIEKVVKPLVDGMGITGKRLGHEKETVMYPEEKREQFERTRWRHVLTRYDSGLERCIGCSLCAGACPAKCINVVAAENTDEERYSPGERYAARYEINMLRCIFCGYCQDACPTGAIVLRKDFELANYDRENFIFTKEMLLEPIKEA encoded by the coding sequence ATGTCCCTAATCGAGAAGGTCGTCAAACCGCTCGTCGACGGAATGGGCATTACCGGCAAACGGCTGGGCCACGAGAAAGAGACCGTCATGTATCCCGAAGAGAAGCGGGAGCAGTTCGAGCGGACTCGCTGGCGACATGTTTTGACCCGATACGACAGCGGCCTGGAGCGGTGCATCGGATGTTCCTTGTGTGCAGGTGCCTGCCCCGCCAAGTGCATCAATGTCGTCGCAGCCGAGAACACCGACGAAGAGCGATACAGCCCGGGCGAGCGGTATGCCGCCCGCTACGAGATCAACATGCTCCGGTGCATCTTCTGCGGCTATTGCCAGGATGCTTGCCCGACCGGCGCAATCGTCCTAAGAAAGGATTTTGAACTCGCCAACTATGACCGCGAGAACTTCATTTTCACCAAAGAAATGCTTCTTGAGCCCATCAAAGAAGCGTAA
- the fliM gene encoding flagellar motor switch protein FliM — MSDILSQNEIEQLLSTLSSEVGSNPIPGANPPPGMPAKKSSDNHGSHRVMRSSSVAYELYDFRRPDKLSKDQLRTLGMLHDTFARAAGSSISAQTRSSINVEMISMEQIPYDEYLRSISSSVFGIVSLPPLSGQIVVEMETTLIFALVDKMLGGPGRPIERNMLTEIEKPLVKSIMERMLGALKQAWEAVVVVAPCVDGLETSSQFVSVAPPNDIVLVILFEVKIGEVRTAMSLCIPYLVLKPITIKLSAQKWFASSSRRQSPQTRRLMSSQVASSQVDLSVLLGKSKMAFEDFYQIKVGDVIKLDQDTQKDLTLLIGNVAKYKGRPMMNGRKYVFSITEPIQQ, encoded by the coding sequence TTGTCAGATATTCTCTCTCAAAACGAAATCGAGCAGTTGCTGAGTACGCTCAGCAGCGAGGTCGGCTCGAACCCGATTCCGGGTGCGAATCCTCCTCCTGGGATGCCGGCCAAAAAGTCCTCGGACAACCACGGCTCTCACCGGGTGATGCGGTCGTCTTCGGTCGCCTATGAACTTTACGATTTCCGCCGCCCGGACAAGCTGAGCAAGGATCAGCTTCGTACGCTCGGCATGCTCCACGACACCTTTGCGCGAGCCGCGGGCTCTTCGATTTCCGCCCAGACTCGTTCGTCGATCAACGTCGAGATGATCTCGATGGAGCAGATTCCTTACGACGAATACCTGCGATCAATCAGCTCTTCGGTCTTTGGCATCGTTTCGCTCCCTCCGCTCTCTGGCCAAATCGTGGTCGAGATGGAAACCACGCTCATCTTCGCCCTCGTCGATAAGATGCTCGGCGGCCCCGGACGACCGATCGAGCGCAACATGCTCACCGAGATCGAAAAGCCGTTGGTGAAGTCGATCATGGAGCGAATGCTCGGCGCACTGAAGCAGGCATGGGAAGCGGTGGTGGTCGTCGCCCCGTGCGTGGACGGCTTGGAAACCAGCAGTCAGTTTGTTAGCGTCGCGCCGCCCAACGACATCGTCCTCGTCATCCTCTTCGAAGTCAAAATCGGCGAAGTCCGCACGGCCATGAGCCTGTGTATTCCTTACCTTGTTCTCAAGCCGATCACCATCAAGCTGAGCGCGCAGAAGTGGTTTGCAAGCTCCAGCCGACGCCAGAGCCCGCAGACGCGACGCCTGATGAGCAGCCAGGTGGCTAGCTCGCAGGTCGATCTTTCCGTCTTGCTCGGCAAATCGAAGATGGCGTTCGAAGACTTCTACCAAATCAAGGTCGGCGATGTCATCAAGCTCGACCAAGACACTCAAAAAGACCTGACGCTCCTGATCGGGAATGTGGCCAAGTACAAGGGCCGCCCGATGATGAACGGCAGAAAATACGTTTTTTCCATTACGGAACCAATCCAGCAATAA